Proteins encoded by one window of Arabidopsis thaliana chromosome 2, partial sequence:
- the RTFL2 gene encoding ROTUNDIFOLIA like 2 (ROTUNDIFOLIA like 2 (RTFL2); FUNCTIONS IN: molecular_function unknown; INVOLVED IN: shoot development; LOCATED IN: chloroplast; CONTAINS InterPro DOMAIN/s: DVL (InterPro:IPR012552); BEST Arabidopsis thaliana protein match is: ROTUNDIFOLIA like 5 (TAIR:AT5G59510.1); Has 16866 Blast hits to 1973 proteins in 272 species: Archae - 2; Bacteria - 875; Metazoa - 2928; Fungi - 1594; Plants - 245; Viruses - 25; Other Eukaryotes - 11197 (source: NCBI BLink).) translates to MEEKWKLSKKDTTASSSSSKSKFSRSFSTSASSTKSPIFVRSSSTKCSVPSSSSSSSSSSSISRSFSRKERRSSSSSSSSITQKYSSLAKEQKARFYIMRRCVAMLVCWHKHGDS, encoded by the coding sequence ATGGAGGAGAAGTGGAAGCTGTCGAAGAAAGACAcaacagcttcttcttcctcctctaaGTCAAAGTTTTCTAGAAGCTTCTCAACGAGTGCTTCCTCCACAAAGTCTCCAATATTCGTAAGGAGTTCCTCTACTAAATGCTCTgttccttcttcctcctcgtcctcttcttcttcctcttcaatctcaagaagcttctcaagaaaagagagaagatcttcttcttcatcatcttcttctatcaCTCAGAAATATAGCAGCTTGGCTAAAGAACAGAAGGCAAGGTTTTACATCATGAGAAGGTGTGTGGCTATGCTTGTTTGTTGGCACAAACATGGAGATTCTTAA
- the LAC2 gene encoding laccase 2 (laccase 2 (LAC2); FUNCTIONS IN: laccase activity; INVOLVED IN: response to water deprivation; LOCATED IN: endomembrane system, apoplast; EXPRESSED IN: 6 plant structures; EXPRESSED DURING: petal differentiation and expansion stage; CONTAINS InterPro DOMAIN/s: Multicopper oxidase, type 3 (InterPro:IPR011707), Laccase (InterPro:IPR017761), Multicopper oxidase, type 2 (InterPro:IPR011706), Cupredoxin (InterPro:IPR008972), Multicopper oxidase, copper-binding site (InterPro:IPR002355), Multicopper oxidase, type 1 (InterPro:IPR001117); BEST Arabidopsis thaliana protein match is: laccase 17 (TAIR:AT5G60020.1); Has 9820 Blast hits to 8133 proteins in 1393 species: Archae - 28; Bacteria - 3936; Metazoa - 505; Fungi - 3408; Plants - 1575; Viruses - 0; Other Eukaryotes - 368 (source: NCBI BLink).) encodes MVTWVLNYLLVAFLFAISYNIDAASAGITRHYQFDIQLKNITRLCKTKTIVTVNGKFPGPRVTAREGDNLQIKVVNHVSNNISIHWHGIRQLRSGWADGPSYVTQCPIRMGQSYVYNFTVTGQRGTLWWHAHIQWMRATVYGPLIILPKLHQPYPFPKPYKQVPILFGEWFNADPQAVVQQALQTGAGPNASDAHTFNGLPGPLYNCSTKDTYKLMVKPGKTYLLRLINAALNDELFFTIANHTLTVVEADACYVKPFQTNIVLLGPGQTTNVLLKTKPIYPNATFYMLARPYFTGQGTIDNTTVAGILQYQHHTKSSKNLSIIKPSLPPINSTSYAANFTKMFRSLASSTFPANVPKVVDKQYFFAIGLGTNPCPKNQTCQGPTNTTKFAASINNVSFILPNKTSLLQSYFVGKSKNVFMTDFPTAPIIPFNYTGTPPNNTMVSRGTKVVVLKYKTTVELVLQGTSILGIEAHPIHLHGFNFYVVGQGFGNFNPARDPKHYNLVDPVERNTINIPSGGWVAIRFLADNPGVWLMHCHIEIHLSWGLTMAWVVLDGDLPNQKLLPPPSDFPKC; translated from the exons ATGGTTACGTGGGTTTTGAATTATCTTCTTGTGGCATTTCTATTTGCCATTAGTTACAACATCGATGCAGCATCTGCAGGAATCACGCGGCACTACCAATTCGat ATTCAACTGAAAAACATCACAAGGTTGTGCAAGACAAAAACAATCGTGACGGTCAACGGAAAATTCCCAGGACCTAGAGTTACCGCAAGAGAAGGAGATAATCTACAAATCAAAGTTGTTAATCATGTATCCAATAACATTTCTATACATTG GCATGGTATCCGGCAGCTAAGGAGTGGTTGGGCGGATGGACCGTCCTATGTGACACAATGTCCAATTCGGATGGGACAAAGTTATGTTTACAACTTCACGGTGACTGGACAAAGAGGAACCTTGTGGTGGCATGCTCATATTCAGTGGATGAGAGCTACTGTGTACGGACCATTAATCATTCTCCCTAAGCTTCATCAGCCTTACCCTTTTCCCAAACCCTACAAACAAGTCCCTATACTCTTTg GTGAGTGGTTTAATGCTGATCCTCAAGCAGTGGTGCAACAAGCTCTTCAGACGGGTGCAGGTCCAAATGCATCTGATGCTCATACTTTTAATGGGCTCCCAGGTCCATTATACAATTGCTCTACAAAAG ACACATACAAACTGATGGTGAAACCTGGAAAGACGTATCTACTACGATTAATCAATGCTGCACTCAATGACGAACTCTTCTTCACCATAGCCAATCATACATTGACGGTCGTAGAAGCGGATGCTTGCTACGTTAAACCATTTCAAACCAACATCGTGCTTCTCGGCCCGGGCCAAACCACCAATGTACTACTCAAAACCAAACCTATTTATCCAAATGCAACCTTCTACATGTTGGCAAGACCGTACTTCACGGGCCAAGGAACAATTGATAATACAACCGTCGCGGGAATTCTCCAATACCAACATCATACCAAGTCTTCTAAGAATCTTTCTATCATTAAACCATCTCTCCCTCCCATCAATAGCACTAGCTACGCCGCAAATTTCACAAAGATGTTTAGAAGTTTGGCAAGTTCTACATTTCCGGCAAACGTGCCAAAAGTCGTGGACAAACAATATTTCTTTGCCATCGGTTTAGGAACCAACCCTTGTCCTAAAAACCAAACATGCCAAGGACCAACTAATACAACGAAATTTGCAGCATCTATCAACAACGTGTCTTTCATCTTACCAAACAAGACTTCTCTATTACAATCATACTTCGTTGGCAAATCCAAGAATGTTTTCATGACCGATTTCCCAACTGCCCCTATTATTCCATTTAATTACACGGGTACGCCACCAAACAACACAATGGTCTCAAGAGGGACCAAAGTTGTGGTCTTGAAGTACAAGACAACTGTTGAATTGGTGTTACAGGGCACTAGCATCTTGGGTATTGAGGCCCACCCTATACATCTTCATGGCTTCAACTTTTATGTGGTGGGTCAAGGCTTTGGCAATTTTAACCCGGCCCGTGACCCAAAACATTATAACCTAGTCGATCCGGTCGAACGAAACACCATCAATATCCCTTCCGGTGGATGGGTCGCCATCCGCTTCCTTGCCGATAATCCCG GTGTGTGGCTGATGCATTGCCACATTGAGATTCATTTGAGTTGGGGTCTGACCATGGCTTGGGTTGTTTTGGACGGTGACCTTCCAAATCAGAAGCTCCTTCCTCCACCCTCAGATTTCCCTAAATGTTGA